In one Nomascus leucogenys isolate Asia chromosome 13, Asia_NLE_v1, whole genome shotgun sequence genomic region, the following are encoded:
- the LOC100606888 gene encoding cystatin-12-like, which produces MRWKVPLLVGLIMLGTHVCSCKFVDIDKNLKDFASAVEYAVFQFNEDQEDEFAYKFLQVHRSQRKRLTWIYLMDLEMGRTVCKKHDEDIDNCPLQEGTEEKMFSLLNSTCV; this is translated from the exons ATGCGGTGGAAGGTGCCCCTGCTTGTGGGGCTCATCATGCTGGGAACCCATGTCTGCAGCTGCAAATTTGTAGACATCGATAAGAACTTGAAGGATTTTGCCAGTGCTGTGGAGTATGCTGTGTTTCAGTTCAATGAGGACCAGGAAGATGAGTTTGCCTACAAGTTTCTACAGGTCCACCGGAGCCAGCGCAAG AGACTGACGTGGATATATTTAATGGACTTGGAGATGGGGCGTACAGTTTGTAAGAAACATGATGAAGACATTGACAATTGCCCATTGCaagaaggcacagaagagaaaatg ttcagcctcctgaacagcacCTGTGTGTAG